A stretch of DNA from Anopheles nili chromosome 2, idAnoNiliSN_F5_01, whole genome shotgun sequence:
TTACAGTGTGCGGATAGTAACTGGAGCTGGATGGAGCTTCCAAACATGCAACTAAACAACTGCACGCTGAAAACGGTGTACCGCACGTTAGTTCACCTTCACAGCCACATCACTGGCACGCACAAGCAAGCACGTTTTCTAACGGCGTCCGTGGCTAGCGCTTTCTACGCTTCCGGTTAGCGAGCGATGCATCGCAGTCGGGACGGGACTATCACACACCAGGATTAGTTCAGGTTCGCTATTCGGAAAGTGAGCTACACCACATCCTAGGCAGGATATGCCATCCTTGATGCTACCGTTACTGCCAGCAACATCGTCACCCGAAAGCTCGTCGCTAACTGGCGCTggacgatggaaaaaggaCAACCGGTTGCTTGGTGTGACGAGTGCGCCAAATGGTGGTTGCCTGCACTAGCTTACTACGTTCTTCGGGCGCGAATCTCGGAGTTTCCCGCTTTTTTCCAACTCCTTGTGTGCGCTTCGTGCCGTTACTTCGTAGTCCTTTCGGGTGGAATGAACGCACAGGATGAACGGAATGAACGGTGTAACACCAGGAATATTTTAAGCCAATCGGGCAAAACATGCCAATGCACTATTAGGCTAGAGCCTCACAAACTATATCTGCTTTGGAGCGCCGGAAATACACAAATTGATATTTAGATTTTTGaaataaactaaaataaatCTGTCTATGTTGGTGTGAATACAACAAACCACCGAACGATAATTATGATTCCGGGGTACATGTTGGACGGTTTCGAttaatggtgaaaaaaaagtgtttcCAATCAGCATTAAGCATTCATTACGTGTCGTACAAATATTCAACGTCAACCCTTCACGCAACGAACCGTACGGTGCTCACACACATTTAAGTCAGCCAGCCATCCAGGTTcgatcgatatttaaattgtttcttGCCTATTTATTGCGAAGATTTATAGGCCCGAACTGAAACGATTGTGTCTGAAAAGTTGTACATTCTTAATCAATGCTCGCACATCTTGCATATTAATTACGGTCGGTGTTGTGGAGCGCTACGAATAATTCATCTCATAGCACCGGCTCGTATCGCTTTGCATGTTTTGGCAGAGATGCTGCGCTACGTCCAAATTAATGCGGTTTCACAAGCCAGTTTGACACGGTGCAGTCGTTCTGGGTTCGAACATACTCAGCATTTCGCAAAACATGTTCACAACTCATGCATAGCTCTTCGGTAGAGACCGTATGTTAAGATATGTTGCGTCGTCGGTACAGATGTTGAGCGGTTCATCTCAACCGACGACGCCATTATTTACAACAACCGAGAACAATACGAGACGGGAATGTTATTAAATGCACGTTACATACTACGGCTGTTTATTTAGTAAGATTCCGCAACAGTTGCCCTGTTCAGCATGATGGGAAGAGTGCCGCTGGAGAAGATGCAGGATGTGAAGAAATTTGCAAGTTTGGTATCCGGGCTCAAGCTATGTTGTGCTAAGAAGATTTTGTTTCTCCCAAGATCTATGAAGTCTGTGATGCAAAtcatgttgctttttttgcgcaGCAGCATCATATCACGAGCTAGGCAAGCTATTTCAAGCACACTTTTTCCTAAAGGAGAGGTATTTTATTAAACACCTAGGCACTCTAACATTTGAGTTGCCAACTGATCAAGCAGAGGATGGAGTTAAGACATTCtgaaaaattgcattagcTTCGGAACTTTCTTATACTTACTTGAGCTCGATTATGCTTTTCGATACAGGAAATTGATCAGATGAACGCCTTAGACGTCATGCTTAAGTTTTTTGAAGAAGGCCAAAACTAAAAGAAGCCAGGAAGGATCACTTAAATTCTcattcttcttttgtttcatttcaatctAGATTAAGATTCATTACAAATTTTGTTCACCCAAAAACTGTGTTACGAAAATACAATTCAAATGCTACTCAGTTTAGCGATCTAGTCTAAAAAAAGACTTCACAAAAATACACGTACGCACATAAACCGACACAATATAAGAAAGAATAGCATATAATGCAatagaataaaatataatagaaTCGGCCCTTGAGACGATTCATCGTATTGTGAAGTATTAGTGTACTTGACTTtggtaaaaataaatgtaattttcataCTAATTCAAACAACTTGTCGAAACTTCTggaattataattattttttcataagTGTTCACGTATATACACTTAGTTGAAGCGTTCGTGGAAAATACCTTATCctacaaaaaaattgttttgcaaatGTTGCAGAGAGCCCTTTAATTGTCTGTCAATAATAACGTCAATATGGTACACTTGTAAGATTCATGTTCGAACACCTTCATTGCATGTTTATTGACTCTTCTTACATGATCTAATTCAGGtggtattattattattattattattattattattattattattaatgatattattattattattgttgttgttttattattatttttattaaaactattattataacaataataatagtTCTCATTTTTCTGTTAAACAATGCTGCGTTActtttgctaattataaatcAAATTTGAGTTAGTTATAACACCTTGAAAAATCtatcttctcttctttttgtttttctacaTAAATGGCTCCATAACCAGTGTACGGTTAAGGTCTGCCTTGCTAAGCTAAGACTTTCTAtgacttgaaattttcaaGTAGCCAGTCAGATTGtagatagtcagtcctgcatACATGCTTGCTATTTAAATTTGTGGAGTGTTTTTGGACACTATTCatcattttttgctctttagATGAAACTTTAAAGTTCTATTTTGAGAATtaagaaaagcaataaaaatacttACTCTTTTTctgccaaacaaaaaatgcaataaaacgaagcaaactTGCTAATTGTCATTCATACTATCAAACGATATCTTTGgtcgaaaaaaatatttttcttttaaatattttattggcATCCCACTATCAAGTTCTCTAGCGAATCAGATATTACACCTCTAGTTGTACAGAGTAAGCTAATGTGGTATTTCTATacttcaaaataaaatatatggtTATTtttaacctaatttgcatttttaaaagaaTTAAGGTTTAAAGGTTAAAGGTAAAGATAAGCCATTCTTaagcaaatcgattgttaTCTATACCTCTGAGTAGCTTAAAACCGTATTTACAGAATTTCGGGATTTTTTCGGCgatgaaaaaaacatcgcTTTTATACACAGTAAAACACTTTAGAGccaaaatttatcaaattcaGGCATTTAAACTTCTTTTGGAAGCGAGGTATACTGATAGGTGATAACAAATCAACAATCCAGTTGTGCCAACAGTAACTAAACAAACCATGCATCATCTTTACTGTGATAACCAAACGAAGCGAGATGTTTAATCAGCAGGTTTTGAAAAAGTTATGTTTCACGATTCATGCCCTACCACTTTCTACTTACAGCATTTCTTACGATTGCCTTTTTTACTGTGATTGTGTGCAGAGTGCACAATATTTTTCCTTGTATAGAGGCCACTAAAGAATTTTATCACACCTCCAGTTGCCCATGTTGCTTCACTTCATTTTTGGCCGCTTTTATCTGACATCTTCGATCTTTGATCGCGCCTATCGTACGTAGGTATGTTTTCGTGAGAAATGGGCAAATGATAATAACTTCCCGGCTGGCAGATCTGCGATGTTGGTCACTTCTTCAGTTCATTTGTGGACATTGGAAACGACCCTACGTGAAAGTAGATACGTTTGGGGCGCAAACGTTCCACACTCATAATGGGATGCTATAAGACGCAAACGCGATGGGGTGGCACTATACTGATCACGCTCGGTTTTATGTTAGTTACCACGGTGTACGAAGTTAGCGCAGCGGACTCTATTTGTGAGCGGATAGATTTCAACGATATCAATAACTGGAAAGTGCAACAGTGTACCGGATGGTTTCGTGAAATTTTTCGTCTGAAAGCATACGCCTCTTCCCCTTTATTTCGGCCATTTCGTGAACGGACAAATTACTTTCTCTCGAACGATGTGCGCGGAATAAGCTGTACGGAGTCAATGAACAGTTTTTACATGAATTCCTTCACGGAAATACGCATGATCTATCAGCTGATGTTTAACAGTCCTTGCTTGTTAACGCTTATGGTGTATGATCTGGACGAAATGAATAACTACGGTGAGCCTCTGTTGGCTCAGAACTGGACGACTCGTGCCCAAACGTCAACGTGGAGTTTGTTTGTGGGAAAAGTGGAACGTGAAATTCGTCGTGCGCGAATTCAACTTCAGGCCGACATGAGTGCAGACGGGGAACTTGCGATCGAATACATCACAGTGTACAATCCCCTCGTGCTGGAAGAATTCTGTATGATATTGGACGAATTTTATACAACGCCCGAGCTGATCACCACTTCTACGAGGCCGACAACAACGTCAACGGTGTCCTATACTACTACTGCAACAACTACGACTACTAGAAGAACCACAACCACAACTACGACACCAATgaccactactactactactacaaCGACACCAACGACCACTACTACTGCAACTACAACGACACCAACGACCACTACGGAGCTGACCACCACTTCTACGAGGCCGACTACAACGTCAACGGTGTCCTATACTACTACTACTAGAAGAACTAGAACCACAACTACACCTACCATACCAACAACAAGCACTACTACTACTTCCACAACTACGACACCAACGACCACTTCTACtacaacaacaccaaccactactactactacaaCTACAACTacaacaccaccaaccactACTACTACAATTACAACGACTATTGCAGTCACAATTCCTGAAACAACGACCACGACTACAAGTTTAAGTACAACTCCAACTACCACGACTACTACAATACCGACAACTTCGACTACAAATTCTACTACTCCAACGATCACAACTGCTGCTTCTACTACTTCTACTATTAGGACAACTGGAACCCCTAGCAGGACTTCGTCTACAAGCACCTCAACGACTGCGAcgactactactactactgcttCCTCCACAACACCTGCTAGCATTTCCTCGACTACTCCTTTTGTTTCTACCACTTCTCGCTCTATCACACCAAGCACCACCACAACTACCTTTAGCAGTACTACTACACCCATTTTTACAACTACATACACGACATCTGCTTATACTCCTAGCCCAGCTACTACAACAACTACCACTACTTCTACAACGGTTTCAACTACCGTTGTTACAGATATGACTCCTAGTACGACGTTTTCAACAATTCCATTTACTACCAGCACAACTAATGCAACAACGCCTTATACATTTCCAACGATAATCACCACGGAAAACTCTAACAATATGACTACAATATCCCCAATACCGGATCTCCCACCCACTAGGACTACGGTACTAGATACCACAACTAGACGGAGACGATCGACGACGACCACGTTCAGCGTTACAAATCCCAGTTCAACTACGGTCAGCTCAACTACGGTCAGCTCAACCGTCGTACCCCAAACACTTCCTGTAACCAATTCTACATCAGCAATTACAACATTGGGAACTGAATCTAGTTCAAGCACCACCACAACAGTCATTCGCACTACAACGGATCCTATTGAAAGTACCTTTACAACAAATATGCCTGTAACAGTATCCTCGACGCCCAGTTTTACAACCTCGTCGGTCACGAATTCAATGTCAGATTCGCCCAGCATTACAACGCCTATTTGGGAGCAACCTACGACCACAGAGTTTTCGCCAACAATGATAACCAAACAGCCCACAACTCTGCCGATCACAACGCCTGCAAATGCGTCGTTCGCCTTATGGATAGCCCTAAGCGGGGTGTTTATCGTACTCTTCATCCTTGCAACTGCTATCGCATTGTATATCTATGTGGGAGGAGTCGAGATCCACCATGCACTTGGTGGGATTGGAAGCTTTCTTGCGTGCAAAAAATCTGACCGATCATCGCGAAACGAggaaaattattacaattCCCAGCAGCCAAACAACTTCGATCCGGTTGATGCGTATTATAATCAACAGCTTCAGCAACAGCTCAAGAACAGGATGCGATCAAAGTTTAACAGTGttagcagcatcagcaacaataGTAGCAAAGCAATTCGGCAAAAGTACCCCAAAGTAAATGTTGACCCTTATCGTCAAATGGCGATGGGGCCCGAAAAAGAGATGTCATTTGAACATTCCCAGTTCGAGCTGATGGATGATATCGATGTcattaaatacaaaaatagACTCAATCAACTATAGCCACCTGGTTGCTTAGAGAAGCTTGTTAGTCTAGCATTTGTAGCACAATACCCAGTGAACGGAAAATTGGAAACGGACACTAACATAACTGGAAAGTACCCAGCTAAACTGAACAATGCGTGTATGGCTAGCGAGCAGATTGTTGATATGGTAATTTTGAGATTTTTGCCGAACAAGTGACCATTGTCAGAAATCATAATGCACCTTGGCATGAATGTGACATTTGCTTCAGGAACAATTTAAAATGTATGGCGtacatttttattccaattttctaCCATCTACAGGACCTCTCTACTGCCGCATTTCATTGATAACTGATCAAAAGGAATCGTTTCATGATGGTAAGGAATAAGCGACCGATTCAACAGATGCGCATGCCCGGCCGAACCATCCGTGCGGAGGAGAAATTGTATTCATTTCTTATATTGAGCTGCATTCACGCAAAACTTTATGGAATAGCACCTGTCGCGAAATATGAGTGCTCGAAAGACGGCACGGCTGCATGCCACAAGACTTAGTTTCGTTAGAggaatattttgatttttttagttGAAGAAATCGCTATATGAGCATGCAAATATCGTTGCAATGCAGGCATGATTTCCTGATAATAACAGGTTTTAAATATATCAGCATACACTTTTGTAAGTATTtctccatgttttttttagtaatgGTATCAAGGTGTAAAAAAGgttaattgtaaaaaaaacaatcatacctattttttattttaccatcAAATTCCACTTCACTTTATTGTGAATTCCCCTTCTTGATATTTTATGTTGAGCTTAGTTGCCTTGTGTGGTGAGTCCACCATGCGTGGCTGTGCACTGAAAAATAGCGATACCTGGGTATTACCTGCACCTCtgattttgaaaatttcgataaaaaagTGCAACTTATATATGGGGAATTATGGTACATTCGAGTACGagaatcgaaaagaaaaacagaatcGCCAGGCGAGGTAATGTGCATAACTGTATAAAAGAAATAATGTTTGATAAATAAAGGGCAACTGGTGTGAATGAACGTGACGTTATGTGTTTTAATATCATTAAATAACACAATGAgaaatttattgtaaaataatttgaataagGATTATCATTGAACGTACAATGCACATATCTTCGAGTCATTTGCAGATCCATTATTCATTATATTCCCGCAGTATTAATATTTaacattaaattttcattatgtGCTTTATTGCAATGTGGACATTTTGTATTAAACTACCAATTAATCCACAATACAGTTCATTAATTAGTGGTCATCGACGTGGCGATTGTGAAATGAAGTATCTTGCATCAAACTGTGCTACGCATCCAGTGGAGCTACTATGGTAACACTAATGAGATCATTTATCGCTGGTTGATTGATATTGCGAAATATACCTATGAGTTTACCTCAAGCATGCTTGGCTAATCTACTTATGGCGAGAGGTGAACAATGTTCGCAACATCTTGAGAATACGCCTAACCTGAAAACCATAACCATTTGGCGCGCAGCAAAAGCATTAGAACTATCCTAAGGACGGTGATATTTTCCTCTTGAAATGAAAGCTGACTTATAACGATAAAACTCTACGAGAGGGATAAACAATATACTTGAAAATATGCGGGAATTAAATCAGCTGTTTCTCTTCAAGCTAAATGAGACACATATCAcctgatttgttttcttctataTGAATATTTCCCTTCTACTTATTACAAACGCAACATGTTTAGAAACATATAGTTCTTCTTAACATTTTTAAAAGTTTTTTGTGATCATACAGAAACGTAAGTGCTTCTATTACGCTTTATTTTGTCGAACATCGCGTCGGTAAAACATCAAA
This window harbors:
- the LOC128720934 gene encoding mucin-2-like — encoded protein: MGCYKTQTRWGGTILITLGFMLVTTVYEVSAADSICERIDFNDINNWKVQQCTGWFREIFRLKAYASSPLFRPFRERTNYFLSNDVRGISCTESMNSFYMNSFTEIRMIYQLMFNSPCLLTLMVYDLDEMNNYGEPLLAQNWTTRAQTSTWSLFVGKVEREIRRARIQLQADMSADGELAIEYITVYNPLVLEEFCMILDEFYTTPELITTSTRPTTTSTVSYTTTATTTTTRRTTTTTTTPMTTTTTTTTTPTTTTTATTTTPTTTTELTTTSTRPTTTSTVSYTTTTRRTRTTTTPTIPTTSTTTTSTTTTPTTTSTTTTPTTTTTTTTTTTPPTTTTTITTTIAVTIPETTTTTTSLSTTPTTTTTTIPTTSTTNSTTPTITTAASTTSTIRTTGTPSRTSSTSTSTTATTTTTTASSTTPASISSTTPFVSTTSRSITPSTTTTTFSSTTTPIFTTTYTTSAYTPSPATTTTTTTSTTVSTTVVTDMTPSTTTTVLDTTTRRRRSTTTTFSVTNPSSTTVSSTTVSSTVVPQTLPVTNSTSAITTLGTESSSSTTTTVIRTTTDPIESTFTTNMPVTVSSTPSFTTSSVTNSMSDSPSITTPIWEQPTTTEFSPTMITKQPTTLPITTPANASFALWIALSGVFIVLFILATAIALYIYVGGVEIHHALGGIGSFLACKKSDRSSRNEENYYNSQQPNNFDPVDAYYNQQLQQQLKNRMRSKFNSVSSISNNSSKAIRQKYPKVNVDPYRQMAMGPEKEMSFEHSQFELMDDIDVIKYKNRLNQL